The Patescibacteria group bacterium genomic sequence CGCACCGTGTCGGCCACCCCGCTTGCCGTGCTCGTGAACAGCGATCTCGTCGCCTCGGCGGAGGCGCGCTACTTCACGCCCACGGGCGAGCCCGTGGGGCGCGGCCCCCTCCCGCCGAAAGCCGGGGAAACCACCGCCTACCGCGTGTACTGGACGCTTGAGAACCGCCTGCATCCGCTTTCCGACATTCGCATGAGCGCCACGCTTCCCACCGATGCCGGCTGGATCGACCAAAAGGACGCCGCGGCGGGGACCGTCGCCTTCGATGAGACCACGAGGACCGTGTCATGGACCGTCCCTGCCTGGCCCGAGGGCACCCCGATCATCCAGGCCTGGTTCGACGTGGTGACGGCCCCGAGCGACGCCGACGTCGGCTCGTTCCTGAAGCTGGTGAACGCCGCCGGCGCAGAGGCCACCGACACTCTCACCAAGGCGCGCTTGAGCCGCGCGCTTCCCGAGATCACGAGCGAGCTCCCCACGGACGAGGACGCGAAAGGAAAGGGAGTGGTGGTGGAATAAAGAAAGAAGCCGCCCTGCGAACCAGGGCGGCTTTCGTGTTCAGGCGGCTTCGGATTCGCCGCAGATCTCCTTCACGATGCGCTTCACCGCCTCCTCGGGGGTCCCGACCTCCGTCGGCGGCTTGAGGATCGGCCGTCCGATCACGAGATAGTCGGCGCCGACCTTGACCGCTTCGGATGGGGTCATCACCCGCTTCTGGTCGTTGGCATCGGCCCAGGCCGGTCGTACTCCTGGCGTGACGATCAGGAACCCCTCCCCGCACGCCTCGCGCACGAGGCGGATCTCCTCCGGAGAACACACGACGCCGTCGAGGCCGCTTTCCTTCGTGAGGACGGCCCGTCTCACCACGAGGTCCCGCAAGGCCCGTTCCCCGGCGTCGGCATTCGCATCCGCCCGCAGGTCGGCGGAGCCGAACAGGACGTTTGGCTTGGGAAGCGTGCCGGCCTTCACCAGGTCGGAATGCTTCTGGCTGGTGAGCACGGTCACGCCGATGAGCAACGGCTTTTGACTCTCGTCCGGGAACCGCTGCTGACGGATCACCCAGGCCTCGTCACGCGCCTGCACGGCCGCACGCATGCCGGCCTCGCCGGCATCGGCATAGACGTTCGTCATGGCGACCCCATGGATCGTCGCGGCACGCACCGCGCCGGCCATCGTGGCGGGGATGTCCACCAGCTTCAGGTCCAGGAACACGCGGCCGAAACGCTTCGCCTCGTCCACGATTGCCGGCCCGAACGCGACGAACGCCTGGAGGCCGATCTTGAGCATTCCGACATGGGCGCCGAGCTCCGAGGTATGTCGCCGGATGACGGCGTCGTTGTCCGAATCGAGCGCGACGATGATCTTCTTTGCTGCGTCTTGCGGAGTCATGCAGACCCCTCCTTTTTGCAAGGGAAATGAACGCGCGAGCACCTTAACAAACGGGCTGTAATGGGCAAGATTCATTGACGGAATCGCCTTCCGGACATACCATCGCCTCACTTCGCGCCCGTAGCTCAGCTGGATAGAGCGTCTCCCTCCGAAGGAGAAGGCCACACGTTCGAATCGTGTCGGGCGCACCAAAAACGACGTCCTCCGGGACGTCGTTTTTATATCCTCCGGACTGCCCGAGCAATCCGATACGCCCCGAACCGCAGCGGATCCAGCACCAGGTCGAACGTCCCTGGCGAGTCCACGCGTTCCCCGCCGAAGCCGAGCTTGAAGCGGGTGATGCCGGCCCACGGGTGGGAATCCAGAGCGCCTTCTGGGGCCACGCCCCACCAGTCGTAGGCAATGATCCCCTTGGCCTTGGCGTCCTCGATGAGCTTCCAGTGCAGCAAAAACGGCGCCATCACGTTGCGGTGCTCGTCGGAGGAGGCGCCGTGCAGGTAGGTCCGTGTGCGACCGAAATCGACCATGACGTTCGCGGCAATCACCTTCCCCTCGAACCGCGCGACGGCCAAAAACGCCTTCGTCTCGCCGGACAGGTTCTTGAGCATCGCCTCGTAGTACGCCCGGTCGTGCAGGCGGAATCCGCCGCGCGAGCCCGTCGTCTTGAACAAGGCCCATACCTCGTCGTCCAACACCGGGTGTCGGACGGAACATTCAACCCCTTTTCGCTCCGCAAGACGGATGTTGTACCGCGTCTTCTCGTGCATCCCGGCGAGCAGCTCGTCGGTGCCTTTGGTGAGGTCGGTGATGAGCGTATGCGACGGCTGCACGTCGATGGTGCGGCGCGCGCGGCGGTCAGTCGACGCGATGGACGGCTCAATACGGACGAAAGGAGATCCTTTCAGCTCCCCAAGCCCCTCAAGCTCCATCGTTCCCACCGGCCCCTTCGGGCAGTACAGGTACTTGAGGCCGAACGGCAACTTCGATTCGACGAACTGCCCGGCCCATTCCTTGAGGTCGCCGCGCCGGACCACCTTGCGCCCGAGCGACTCCTGGAACGTCCCCCATTCCCAGGACTGCAAGAATGCGCCGGAGCGGGGACCGCGCTCGGCGACGAATGCGTTCCACAATCGTTGATTCATCCCGTCTAGCATATTGGGGTCAGGTCTTGCATCGTGTTGCACAATGCAAGACCTGACCCCCTATCTAGCGCGACAACCGTTTCAACGCCTGCCGGATCTTCCCTTCCGTATCCCCTTCCAGCCCGTCCAATGCGTCCGCGGCCTGCTTTCGGCTGTAGCCGAGGCCCACGAGCGCGTCTACGGACTCTTCGGCCCCTTCCGCCACTTCGGCCCCTTCTTCCGCGAGCACGCCCGAGAGCTCAAGCACGATCTTTTGCGCGGTCTTCTTGCCAATCCCCTGCACGGAGGAAAGGAAGGCGATGTCCTGGGTCATGATGCGCTTCTTCACCTCGTCGACCGGGGCGACGCAGGCGATCTTCTGGCCGCTCTTGGGGCCAACGCCCGACACGCAGATGAGGCGGCTAAACAGCTCAAGCTCATCCGCCGTCCTGAACCCGAACAATTCGCGGCCGTCGTCGCGCTGCGCCTCGTGCGTGAACAGCGTGACCTCGCCGGACAGGCCGTTCATGGCCGCTTCCGGCATCGTGACGCGATAGCCGACGCCGGCGATCTCAACGATGAGAAAGCCGTTCCCTCGATGTGCGACCACTCCTTTCAGAAGCGCGATCATAGCGCCACCACCTTACTCGCCGTCGCCATCCTTTTCAAACTCCAGGGCGTAAAACCGCGTCGCGCGCTTCTCAAGCTCCTTCTTCTTGTCCTCCGGGAGCTTCGGCCAGGGAACTTCGCCGAGGACGGCGGCATGGATCACGGCGAGCGCGCGCCCGAACTTCGGCCCGGGTTCCATCTTGAGCAGGTCCATGAGCGCGAGCCCGTCGAGGCCGGCCTTCCGGAACCGGCGGTTGCGGTCGCGCGTGCGGTCCTCGGCGCGGCGCTTCTCCTTTTCCGCGCGCTTCCACGGGGCGTAATCGTGCTCGGCACGCAGGAAATGGATGAGGGGCGTCGGATCATGCCACACGCCGCCGTGCGGGCTGTGCCGCGCGCTCCCGCACACCCCGTCGAGCAGGAGGGCGGCCTGCATGAGGCCGATCAGGTCGTCCCCGTCGAACCCGCGGTCGGTGGCGAGCTTCTGGAGCCGGTCGATGCGCGCGGGGTTCGCCCGTCGCGAGAAATCCTCGAACGCGTCGAGGTGGTGCGCGATCACCTCCTCGAGGAGCGCCGCATCGCGATCAGTGAGCCGGTGCGCGTCGCACACGCGGTGCAGGAGGCCGTGATAGTTGGGCGTGTGCACGGCGCGATCGTGCCCGGGATAGTGGCATTGGATGCCGTACGCGTCGAAAAACGCCTGCTGCGAGGCGCGCGGCGGCTCCTGCGCGCGCTCGGAAGCGAACATGTCGTACAGCTCGAGGTACCGCGCGCGCAGCTTGGCGCGCTCCGAGACGCCGATGTCGTGCCAATGCGCCATGGGCTCGGTCTCAAACCCGAGCGCCGCGCCGCGGCTCCCGGGCAGCGACGTGAAAGACAGGGTCGCCCACTTCGCCGCGTCGTGGCACAGCGCGAAGCACTCGAACAGCGCCGCGTTCTCCTTGATCGTCTCCTCAAGGTCCTGGATCTTCCCTTCGTACCCCTTCAATCGCCGGAACTCCTCGATGTCGAGCAGGCGCAGCTTCCCGCCAACCAGGGCGTAGACGACCGTAAGGATCCGACGTAGATGGCTGTCCATGGCCGGACCCTCGCAATGGTGCGGGGGCGACTGGGGCGTGCGCAGCGACTCGGCGATGAGCGGCTCCTGCGAGGCGACCGCGCGAAGCTCGGCGTCGGCGCGCTCCCGAAGCGCCGCGTCGTGCTCCAGCCGCCGCATGGCCGCGTCCAAGTACTCGGTTTCCTGATGGGCTTTCCTCCGCATAACGGAAGCCATTTTAGCATAGAAAAACGACCCTGTGTTCAGGGTCGTCGCTGCACGAAACGCCACGCCATCTTCCATCCGTAACAGCTCGGATCGAAGGTCTCGAAGCGGACTTCCTCGTAATCGGTCTTCAGGACGTCCGCGGGCGGCTTGCCGACGCAATGGCTTGCCTGCCAATCCGTCATCCCTCCCTGCGGCACCTCCATCTCCAGATGCAGGTGAGCGCCGTGCACGTGACCGGTGTCGCCGACCTCCCCGATGACGTCTCCCGCACGGTCGATATGGTCACCGACCTTATGGAAGACGCGACGGAGATGGCAGTATTTCACCCGCTGCTGCACGGACGTACCGCCGTCCATCCAGCGGTACCGGACGAGAAGGCAGTTGTTGATAGGGGTGATTTCCTCGACCGTTCCATCGTCACGCACGGAAAGCACGGGAATCCCTTTCCGCATCTTCACGTCCATGCCGAGATGAAAATCCTGGACGCAACGACCTTTGCTGCTCGCCACGGGATTGCATCGAGGACCATACGGGCTGCCGACGACTTCTCGTACGTTCTTTTTCGTCGGTCGATTTTCGAACAGCACCGGATACACCAGCGCGCGGGTCGGATCGC encodes the following:
- the pyrF gene encoding orotidine-5'-phosphate decarboxylase → MNLAHYSPFVKVLARSFPLQKGGVCMTPQDAAKKIIVALDSDNDAVIRRHTSELGAHVGMLKIGLQAFVAFGPAIVDEAKRFGRVFLDLKLVDIPATMAGAVRAATIHGVAMTNVYADAGEAGMRAAVQARDEAWVIRQQRFPDESQKPLLIGVTVLTSQKHSDLVKAGTLPKPNVLFGSADLRADANADAGERALRDLVVRRAVLTKESGLDGVVCSPEEIRLVREACGEGFLIVTPGVRPAWADANDQKRVMTPSEAVKVGADYLVIGRPILKPPTEVGTPEEAVKRIVKEICGESEAA
- a CDS encoding peptidoglycan bridge formation glycyltransferase FemA/FemB family protein encodes the protein MLDGMNQRLWNAFVAERGPRSGAFLQSWEWGTFQESLGRKVVRRGDLKEWAGQFVESKLPFGLKYLYCPKGPVGTMELEGLGELKGSPFVRIEPSIASTDRRARRTIDVQPSHTLITDLTKGTDELLAGMHEKTRYNIRLAERKGVECSVRHPVLDDEVWALFKTTGSRGGFRLHDRAYYEAMLKNLSGETKAFLAVARFEGKVIAANVMVDFGRTRTYLHGASSDEHRNVMAPFLLHWKLIEDAKAKGIIAYDWWGVAPEGALDSHPWAGITRFKLGFGGERVDSPGTFDLVLDPLRFGAYRIARAVRRI
- the ruvA gene encoding Holliday junction branch migration protein RuvA; amino-acid sequence: MIALLKGVVAHRGNGFLIVEIAGVGYRVTMPEAAMNGLSGEVTLFTHEAQRDDGRELFGFRTADELELFSRLICVSGVGPKSGQKIACVAPVDEVKKRIMTQDIAFLSSVQGIGKKTAQKIVLELSGVLAEEGAEVAEGAEESVDALVGLGYSRKQAADALDGLEGDTEGKIRQALKRLSR
- a CDS encoding M23 family metallopeptidase is translated as MTAIVSYLFAFAIVSQTDTAVDVQKTIGQCHAWGVRKSCDPTRALVYPVLFENRPTKKNVREVVGSPYGPRCNPVASSKGRCVQDFHLGMDVKMRKGIPVLSVRDDGTVEEITPINNCLLVRYRWMDGGTSVQQRVKYCHLRRVFHKVGDHIDRAGDVIGEVGDTGHVHGAHLHLEMEVPQGGMTDWQASHCVGKPPADVLKTDYEEVRFETFDPSCYGWKMAWRFVQRRP